The Caulifigura coniformis genome includes a region encoding these proteins:
- a CDS encoding DUF1559 family PulG-like putative transporter encodes MAAHRRRRFRGFTLIELLVVIAIIAILIALLLPAVQQAREAARRTQCKNNLKQIGLALHNYHDTYLVFPMANVVRFDGTVRGDGWTWHARILPFIDQAPLFNRVSGVMGTDVGNQNSTEQLLAGRDTKITNFQCPSHPASTISNSSKNGYQVSTYNGVTGSVCFNDDQLDAATDVGYAGDGMFFMNSRVRIGDVVDGTSNTFLVAEVQDELNGSPNQNRLPGSDRRYCFSDNSDGNPPTDITEYLVGMELNDPINANHRDVDGYYNNTGEYAGSYHVGGAQFLMSDGAVRFVSQNINMNLYQGVSTRAKGEVSGEF; translated from the coding sequence ATGGCTGCTCATCGTCGTCGTCGTTTTCGTGGCTTTACCCTGATTGAGCTGCTGGTGGTGATCGCGATCATCGCCATCCTGATTGCCCTTCTCTTGCCGGCCGTGCAGCAGGCGCGTGAGGCGGCCCGCCGGACGCAGTGCAAGAACAACCTGAAACAGATCGGGCTGGCGCTGCATAACTACCACGACACCTACCTGGTGTTTCCGATGGCGAACGTGGTGCGGTTTGATGGCACGGTGCGGGGCGATGGCTGGACGTGGCACGCCCGGATCCTGCCGTTCATCGACCAGGCGCCGTTGTTCAACCGGGTCAGTGGGGTGATGGGAACCGACGTCGGGAACCAGAATTCGACGGAGCAGCTTCTGGCCGGCCGAGACACGAAGATCACGAACTTCCAGTGTCCGTCCCATCCGGCGTCCACGATTTCGAACTCCTCCAAGAACGGCTACCAGGTCAGCACGTATAACGGCGTGACCGGAAGCGTGTGCTTCAATGACGACCAGCTCGATGCGGCCACGGACGTGGGCTATGCCGGCGACGGAATGTTCTTCATGAACAGCCGGGTGCGGATCGGAGATGTGGTCGATGGAACTTCGAACACATTCCTCGTCGCCGAGGTGCAGGACGAACTGAACGGCTCTCCGAACCAGAACCGTCTTCCGGGGAGTGACCGCCGGTACTGCTTCTCAGACAACAGCGACGGGAATCCGCCGACCGACATCACCGAGTACCTGGTGGGGATGGAGCTGAACGATCCGATCAATGCGAATCACCGTGATGTGGATGGCTACTACAACAACACGGGGGAATATGCGGGGAGCTACCACGTCGGCGGGGCGCAGTTCCTGATGTCCGACGGGGCTGTGCGGTTCGTCTCGCAGAACATCAACATGAATCTGTACCAGGGCGTGAGCACGCGCGCGAAAGGGGAGGTGAGCGGCGAGTTCTGA
- a CDS encoding sodium-translocating pyrophosphatase: MKRLPTVWLALLAALFALGAFWPLPGGALLGQAAAPVEAPAARFHYFSFINDPAFSNVERVLLFVVLGVAFAGLAYAWMLMKQVREADQGTPRMQEIARAIREGADAYLKRQLTTVAILILVLVAVLFETKAASSPLGRQDPFAWGRAGAFLMGAVFSGLVGFVGMRLATTGNLRVAAAAQVGFGRALMLGYRTGTITGMLTDGLGLLGGTLIFMAYGEHAYEALLGFGFGGTLLALFMRVGGGIYTKAADVGADLVGKIEKDIPEDDPRNAATIADNVGDNVGDCAGMAADIFESYEVTIVAAMILGWASFGHVGVLFPILVRAIGVFASIISTYLVKAGDKGNVGEAMKSINFGFIVGSAISVVGFLILGYVYLRFDSTNMTNAETLAAINALPTWANLGTQGLDMRPAYTCLIGILLCILLNRITEYFTGTEYAPVRGLVRNCTTGHATNIIEGFSVGYSSAVWTALALCLAIYTAAAVYSGTNAIFVAYGVAMTGIGMLTLTGNTISMDVFGPVADNANGIGEMGYDREQMGEAKYKEARQILADLDAVGNTTKAVTKGVAIGSAVIAAVSLFASYITVIGSGGAGEEKPIPIELFDRVAGMLSVSDPHLFVGMLIGGGIPFLFSAMTIRAVGRAAYLIVNECREQFHDKEIWAGTKKPDYARVVNICTASAQQELIGPAFLAVFSPVLVGFLLGPVALAGFLAGSIVVGQLLASFMCNAGGAWDNAKKMVEDEPRDAVANTGKGSEKHKASVTGDTVGDPLKDTAGPAVNPLLKVMNMVSILTVPLALRYDANVVDRVTSGANEFHFELPKDFGLLSRDGLWWGAVVVSIAALGWAIWQSKRQTSE; this comes from the coding sequence ATGAAGCGTTTGCCGACGGTGTGGCTGGCGTTGTTGGCGGCTCTGTTTGCGCTCGGGGCGTTCTGGCCCCTTCCAGGAGGGGCCCTTCTCGGACAGGCGGCGGCTCCGGTGGAAGCACCGGCCGCACGATTCCACTACTTCAGCTTCATCAACGACCCGGCCTTCTCCAATGTGGAGAGGGTCTTGTTGTTTGTGGTTCTGGGAGTGGCGTTCGCGGGGCTGGCCTATGCGTGGATGCTGATGAAGCAGGTGCGCGAGGCGGACCAGGGGACGCCGCGGATGCAGGAGATCGCGCGTGCGATTCGTGAAGGGGCGGACGCTTACCTCAAGCGACAGCTCACGACGGTGGCGATCCTGATCCTGGTGCTGGTGGCGGTGCTGTTCGAGACGAAGGCGGCTTCCTCGCCGCTCGGGCGTCAGGATCCGTTCGCGTGGGGACGCGCGGGGGCGTTCCTGATGGGGGCGGTCTTCTCGGGGCTGGTCGGGTTCGTGGGGATGCGGCTGGCGACGACGGGCAACCTGCGGGTGGCCGCGGCGGCCCAAGTCGGTTTCGGACGGGCGCTGATGCTGGGTTACCGTACCGGGACCATCACGGGAATGCTGACGGATGGGCTGGGGCTGCTGGGCGGAACTCTGATCTTCATGGCGTATGGCGAGCATGCGTATGAGGCGCTGCTCGGATTCGGATTCGGCGGGACGCTGCTGGCGTTGTTCATGCGCGTCGGCGGGGGGATTTATACGAAGGCCGCGGACGTGGGCGCTGATCTCGTCGGGAAGATCGAGAAGGACATTCCGGAGGACGATCCGCGGAACGCGGCGACGATCGCGGACAACGTGGGGGACAACGTTGGCGACTGCGCAGGGATGGCGGCGGACATCTTCGAGTCGTACGAAGTGACGATCGTGGCCGCGATGATCCTGGGCTGGGCGAGCTTCGGCCATGTCGGCGTGCTGTTCCCGATTCTCGTCCGGGCGATCGGGGTGTTCGCCTCGATCATCAGCACCTACCTGGTGAAGGCGGGCGACAAGGGGAACGTCGGCGAGGCGATGAAGTCGATCAATTTCGGATTCATCGTGGGCTCGGCGATTTCGGTCGTCGGCTTCCTGATCCTGGGTTACGTCTACCTGCGGTTCGATTCGACCAACATGACGAACGCCGAGACGCTGGCGGCCATCAACGCGCTGCCGACGTGGGCCAACCTGGGGACGCAGGGGCTGGACATGCGGCCGGCCTATACGTGCCTGATCGGAATCCTGCTGTGCATCCTGCTGAACCGGATCACGGAATACTTTACGGGGACCGAGTATGCCCCGGTGCGCGGCCTCGTGAGGAACTGCACCACCGGGCATGCGACGAACATCATCGAAGGGTTTTCGGTCGGGTATTCGTCGGCGGTGTGGACGGCGCTGGCGCTGTGCCTGGCGATCTATACGGCCGCGGCGGTGTATTCGGGAACGAACGCGATCTTCGTGGCGTACGGCGTGGCGATGACGGGGATCGGGATGCTGACGCTGACGGGGAACACGATTTCGATGGACGTGTTCGGACCTGTTGCCGACAACGCGAACGGGATCGGCGAGATGGGTTACGACCGCGAGCAGATGGGAGAGGCGAAGTACAAGGAGGCCCGCCAGATCCTGGCCGACCTGGATGCGGTCGGGAACACGACCAAGGCGGTGACGAAGGGGGTGGCGATCGGCTCGGCTGTGATCGCGGCGGTGTCGCTGTTCGCGAGCTACATCACGGTGATCGGATCGGGCGGAGCAGGGGAAGAGAAGCCGATTCCGATCGAACTGTTCGACCGCGTCGCGGGAATGCTGAGCGTCTCCGATCCACACCTGTTCGTCGGGATGCTGATTGGGGGAGGGATTCCATTCCTGTTTTCGGCGATGACGATCCGGGCGGTGGGGCGTGCGGCGTACCTGATCGTCAATGAATGCCGCGAGCAGTTCCATGACAAGGAGATCTGGGCGGGGACAAAGAAGCCCGACTATGCCCGCGTGGTGAATATCTGCACGGCCTCGGCGCAGCAGGAGTTGATTGGCCCGGCGTTCCTGGCGGTGTTCAGCCCGGTGCTGGTCGGTTTCCTGCTGGGGCCGGTGGCGCTGGCGGGATTCCTGGCGGGGTCGATCGTTGTGGGTCAGCTGCTGGCGTCGTTCATGTGCAACGCGGGCGGGGCATGGGACAACGCGAAGAAGATGGTGGAAGACGAGCCGCGGGATGCGGTCGCGAACACCGGCAAGGGGAGCGAAAAGCACAAGGCGTCGGTGACGGGCGATACGGTGGGAGATCCGCTGAAGGACACGGCCGGCCCGGCGGTGAATCCGCTGCTGAAGGTGATGAACATGGTGTCGATCCTGACCGTGCCGCTGGCGCTGCGTTACGACGCGAACGTGGTGGACCGGGTGACGAGTGGAGCGAATGAGTTCCACTTCGAGCTGCCGAAAGACTTCGGCCTGCTGAGCCGCGACGGGCTGTGGTGGGGCGCGGTGGTGGTTTCGATTGCGGCGCTCGGGTGGGCGATCTGGCAGTCGAAGCGACAGACTTCGGAATGA
- a CDS encoding zinc ribbon domain-containing protein translates to MAIQLDCPACFKTLRVADAAMGTVIACPKCQAKMRVPRVAIPAATAGSGFEPDPSPMFAAPPASGEASPFFAADDDDGPGPQVNPHAVLAKRNQRRMSRGWIGMILAFALATIGVTGTWWWSNRQNVVRTADAAVIANATLSKDLNAGDVNVTSADWRAMTTSLELNPVELTEAKMKVRFGSAADRLQLSLTPTSERMLVAVPTSAIAELQDPATVAALQEAWKSALSHSVGQMSKSIQEAVAAGVPARLGSYGDVVGMEGLAGPKGYHFHAAVGTTAYPCVFEDANRQLYFLVPPGTQSLAVIPRDIGARNALPEKMRITATVK, encoded by the coding sequence ATGGCCATTCAGCTGGACTGTCCCGCCTGCTTCAAGACGCTGCGAGTCGCCGACGCCGCGATGGGAACCGTCATCGCCTGCCCGAAATGCCAGGCGAAGATGCGCGTTCCCCGCGTGGCGATTCCGGCCGCGACGGCCGGATCCGGATTTGAACCCGATCCGTCCCCCATGTTTGCGGCTCCCCCCGCATCCGGGGAGGCGTCGCCGTTTTTCGCCGCGGACGACGATGACGGCCCCGGGCCCCAGGTCAACCCGCACGCCGTATTGGCGAAGCGGAACCAGCGGCGGATGAGCCGGGGCTGGATCGGCATGATTCTCGCCTTCGCTCTCGCGACCATCGGCGTCACGGGTACGTGGTGGTGGTCGAACCGGCAAAACGTCGTCCGGACCGCCGATGCCGCGGTCATCGCCAATGCAACGCTCTCCAAGGACCTCAACGCCGGCGACGTCAACGTCACCTCGGCCGACTGGCGCGCGATGACGACGTCTCTCGAACTCAATCCCGTCGAACTGACGGAAGCAAAGATGAAGGTGCGATTCGGGTCGGCCGCGGACCGCCTGCAGCTCTCGCTGACGCCGACAAGCGAACGCATGCTCGTCGCGGTCCCGACCTCCGCGATCGCCGAACTCCAGGACCCCGCGACCGTTGCCGCTTTGCAGGAAGCCTGGAAATCCGCCCTCAGCCACTCCGTCGGCCAGATGTCGAAGTCGATCCAGGAGGCCGTCGCCGCCGGAGTTCCCGCAAGGCTCGGCAGCTACGGCGACGTCGTCGGAATGGAAGGCCTCGCGGGACCGAAGGGCTACCACTTCCACGCGGCCGTGGGCACAACGGCCTACCCCTGCGTGTTCGAGGACGCGAACCGCCAGCTCTATTTCCTGGTCCCCCCCGGAACCCAGTCCCTCGCGGTCATTCCCCGCGACATCGGGGCGCGAAACGCACTTCCAGAGAAGATGCGAATCACCGCAACCGTGAAGTAA
- a CDS encoding ATP-binding protein — protein MVDYEKLGVFYLGREYDSAAAAAREDLVLYDSKDLTTHGVIVGMTGSGKTGLGIALLEEAAIDGIPAIVVDPKGDLGNLLLSFPNLQPADFQPWIDREEASRKGKTLEEYSASVAELWRKGLGDWQQAPDRIQKYRDAVDLAIYTPGSNAGLPLSILRSLQAPSAETLDSSEAMRERVSATASGLLALLGVDADPLRSREHILISNILDAAWRDGRSLDMAGLIREIQAPPFKKIGVMDLEAIFPAGDRMQLAMTVNNVLASPGFAAWTQGEPLNIQRLLYTPEGKPRMSILSVAHLSENERQFFITILLNELISWMRAQPGTSSLRALFYMDEMFGYLPPTANPPTKTPLLTLLKQARAYGVGLVLATQNPVDLDYKALSNAGTWFLGRLQTERDKARVLDGLEGASASAGHAFDRAATERILSGLGNRVFLMNNVHEDAPVVIQTRWVLNYLRGPLTRDQIGRLMAERKSATAATSPATPSVAAAGTASSAPPLLPPDVVPTYVPVGRKVPRDAKIVYRPAVLGLARLHYVDSKASVDVWQKVIRLSAISEEVPADVWDAAEAREQEEFETESSPAAEAGYAELPVELTRAKTYAGWSKSLKETLYRDAVLTLLSAPDLKESSKPGETEGDFRVRLSQAARERRDTEVERLRGRYASKLNTLADRIKKAEQRRVKEAEQASSAKTGAFISAGMAAIGALFSRKKLSSTNLGKAATSMRAATRASEQAGDVARADETIEVLKEQQETLVDDMNDEVKAIQDMYSAESIKLESREITPRKSDIAVDQVTLCWLPYTSNGGQLAPAWES, from the coding sequence ATGGTCGACTACGAAAAACTGGGCGTCTTCTACCTTGGCCGCGAATACGATTCGGCCGCCGCGGCCGCCCGGGAGGATCTCGTTCTCTACGACTCGAAGGATCTCACCACGCACGGCGTGATCGTGGGGATGACGGGAAGCGGGAAGACGGGGCTCGGCATCGCCCTGCTCGAGGAGGCGGCGATCGACGGGATTCCCGCGATCGTCGTCGATCCCAAGGGGGATCTGGGGAATCTGCTCCTGTCGTTTCCCAACCTGCAGCCGGCCGATTTTCAGCCGTGGATCGACCGGGAGGAAGCGTCCCGCAAAGGGAAGACTCTCGAGGAATACTCTGCGAGTGTCGCCGAGCTGTGGCGGAAGGGGCTGGGCGACTGGCAGCAGGCTCCGGACCGCATCCAGAAATACCGGGACGCCGTCGATCTCGCGATCTACACGCCGGGCAGCAACGCGGGGCTGCCGTTGAGCATCCTGCGGTCGCTCCAGGCTCCATCGGCCGAAACGCTCGACAGCAGCGAGGCGATGCGGGAGCGCGTCTCGGCCACGGCATCGGGCCTGCTTGCGCTGCTGGGTGTCGACGCGGATCCGCTTCGCAGCCGCGAGCACATCCTGATTTCGAACATCCTGGACGCCGCGTGGCGCGATGGTCGAAGCCTCGACATGGCCGGCCTGATCCGGGAGATCCAGGCGCCGCCGTTCAAGAAGATCGGAGTGATGGACCTGGAGGCGATTTTTCCGGCCGGCGATCGCATGCAGCTGGCGATGACGGTGAATAACGTCCTCGCCTCACCTGGTTTTGCAGCGTGGACGCAGGGTGAGCCGCTCAACATCCAGCGTCTGCTGTATACGCCGGAGGGGAAGCCGCGGATGTCGATTCTGTCGGTCGCGCATCTTTCGGAAAACGAGCGGCAGTTCTTCATCACGATCCTACTGAATGAACTGATCTCGTGGATGCGGGCTCAGCCCGGGACATCGAGCCTGCGGGCGCTGTTCTACATGGACGAGATGTTCGGCTACCTCCCGCCGACCGCCAATCCTCCGACGAAGACGCCGCTGCTGACGCTGCTCAAACAGGCGCGGGCCTATGGTGTCGGCCTCGTCCTCGCGACGCAGAACCCGGTCGACCTCGACTACAAGGCACTCTCCAACGCGGGGACGTGGTTCCTTGGTCGACTGCAGACCGAGCGCGACAAGGCGCGGGTGCTCGACGGGCTCGAAGGCGCAAGCGCTTCGGCCGGGCATGCGTTCGACCGCGCGGCGACCGAACGGATTCTGTCGGGGCTCGGCAACCGCGTGTTCCTGATGAACAACGTTCACGAGGATGCTCCGGTCGTCATCCAGACACGCTGGGTTCTCAACTACCTGCGCGGCCCGCTGACGCGAGACCAGATCGGCCGACTGATGGCGGAGCGGAAGTCGGCCACGGCAGCGACATCGCCAGCCACCCCCAGCGTGGCCGCCGCGGGGACTGCCTCGTCGGCTCCGCCGCTGCTCCCGCCAGATGTCGTCCCGACATATGTTCCCGTCGGCCGAAAAGTGCCCCGCGACGCGAAGATCGTCTATCGCCCGGCCGTTCTTGGCCTCGCCCGGTTGCACTACGTCGACTCGAAGGCGTCCGTTGATGTGTGGCAGAAAGTGATCCGGCTTTCGGCGATCAGCGAAGAAGTGCCGGCTGATGTCTGGGATGCCGCTGAGGCACGGGAGCAGGAGGAGTTTGAGACGGAATCGAGCCCGGCCGCCGAAGCCGGTTATGCCGAACTCCCTGTGGAGCTGACGCGGGCCAAGACGTACGCAGGCTGGTCGAAGTCGCTCAAGGAAACGCTTTACCGGGATGCGGTGCTCACGCTGCTTTCCGCTCCGGATCTGAAGGAATCGTCAAAGCCGGGGGAGACCGAGGGGGATTTCCGGGTGCGACTGTCGCAGGCGGCACGCGAGCGGCGGGATACCGAGGTCGAGCGGCTCCGCGGCCGGTATGCCTCGAAGCTGAACACGCTGGCCGATCGCATCAAGAAGGCCGAACAGCGTCGCGTCAAGGAAGCCGAGCAGGCCTCGAGCGCCAAGACCGGGGCGTTCATCAGCGCCGGAATGGCGGCGATCGGCGCGCTGTTCAGCCGGAAAAAGCTGAGTTCGACCAATCTTGGCAAGGCGGCCACCAGCATGCGGGCGGCGACGCGTGCCTCCGAGCAGGCGGGTGATGTGGCCCGCGCCGATGAAACCATCGAGGTGCTGAAAGAGCAGCAGGAGACGCTGGTGGACGACATGAACGACGAGGTGAAGGCGATCCAGGACATGTACTCCGCGGAGTCGATCAAGCTCGAATCCCGCGAAATCACTCCCCGAAAATCGGACATCGCCGTCGATCAAGTCACCCTGTGCTGGCTGCCTTATACGTCGAACGGAGGACAACTTGCGCCGGCGTGGGAAAGCTGA
- a CDS encoding glucose-6-phosphate isomerase → MKSMKDSRFQAGHLLVDAGGSPFLCDRVSLLTPNTGDIMSAALTYDPSAALKFLKAGAREALAPKLEAARMEVIDDVAILTSKGPVPADKNPLDAGFIDWPARLLAGDENGLLRKIEESAKRFREQVDRMVVLGIGGSYMGLRALFEGLCNPYHNQLTREQRGGVPTLHFEGDNLDNDSVAALLDLLKTHCKDPKDLAQRWGIVVISKSGGTLETAAAFRIFRDALETYYGAGSELAKKLVVPVTGETGKLRSISNGAGYPDTFPIPDGIGGRFSVLTAVGLFPAAVLGIDIRALLQGAAAITTTFKTAPLGQNPVLDYTGICHLLERDSGMDVRILSTWGKKLEACGLWYDQLLAESLGKHERGALPLTVVNTRDLHSRGQQHQEGKRDKLITNVIVDKASLAPVKVPQVAADRDQDQLNRLGWKGMPDLLAAAIAGTNKAYADDDRPTADIHLPKLDAYAVGQFLQMMMLATAVEGRLIGINPYGQPGVEAYKKNMGEILYGK, encoded by the coding sequence ATGAAGTCCATGAAGGATTCACGCTTTCAGGCGGGCCATTTGCTGGTTGACGCCGGCGGCTCGCCTTTCCTGTGCGACCGGGTATCTTTGCTCACACCCAACACAGGAGACATCATGAGCGCCGCCCTGACCTACGATCCGTCCGCCGCCCTGAAATTTCTGAAGGCCGGCGCTCGTGAGGCCCTTGCCCCGAAGCTCGAGGCCGCACGCATGGAAGTGATCGACGACGTCGCGATTCTGACCTCAAAGGGGCCTGTTCCGGCCGACAAAAATCCGCTGGATGCGGGTTTCATCGACTGGCCTGCCCGGCTGCTGGCCGGCGACGAGAACGGCCTCCTTCGCAAGATCGAAGAATCGGCGAAGCGATTCCGCGAGCAAGTCGACCGGATGGTCGTTCTCGGGATCGGCGGGTCTTACATGGGGCTCAGGGCGCTGTTTGAAGGGCTGTGCAATCCCTATCACAACCAGCTCACCCGCGAGCAGCGCGGCGGAGTTCCGACCCTGCACTTCGAGGGGGACAACCTCGACAACGATTCCGTCGCGGCCCTGCTGGACCTGCTGAAAACGCACTGCAAAGACCCGAAGGACCTGGCCCAGCGGTGGGGCATCGTCGTCATCTCGAAATCGGGCGGGACCCTCGAAACGGCGGCTGCGTTCCGGATCTTCCGCGACGCGCTGGAAACGTACTACGGCGCAGGCTCGGAACTGGCGAAGAAGCTCGTCGTCCCGGTGACCGGGGAAACGGGCAAGCTGCGTAGCATTTCCAACGGGGCCGGGTATCCCGACACGTTTCCCATCCCGGACGGCATCGGCGGGCGGTTCTCGGTACTGACGGCCGTCGGTCTGTTCCCGGCCGCGGTTCTTGGAATCGACATCCGCGCGCTGCTCCAGGGGGCGGCCGCGATCACGACGACCTTCAAGACCGCTCCGCTCGGCCAGAATCCGGTGCTCGACTATACCGGCATCTGTCACCTGCTGGAGCGGGACAGCGGGATGGATGTGCGGATCCTGTCGACGTGGGGAAAGAAGCTGGAAGCGTGCGGGCTGTGGTACGACCAGCTTCTTGCGGAAAGCCTCGGCAAGCACGAACGGGGGGCCTTGCCGCTCACAGTCGTCAACACGCGCGACCTCCACAGCCGAGGGCAGCAACACCAGGAAGGGAAGCGCGACAAGCTGATCACCAACGTCATCGTCGACAAAGCGTCGCTGGCACCGGTGAAAGTTCCGCAGGTCGCGGCGGATCGCGACCAGGACCAGCTCAATCGTCTGGGCTGGAAAGGGATGCCCGACCTGCTTGCCGCGGCCATCGCCGGGACGAACAAGGCCTACGCCGACGACGACCGCCCTACGGCCGACATCCACCTGCCGAAGCTGGACGCATACGCCGTGGGCCAGTTCCTGCAGATGATGATGCTGGCGACCGCGGTGGAAGGCCGGCTGATCGGCATCAACCCGTACGGCCAGCCCGGGGTCGAGGCCTACAAGAAGAACATGGGTGAGATCCTCTACGGGAAATGA
- a CDS encoding FkbM family methyltransferase: protein MDDSGPLVADRPDRATAVRQPLVAAGPSSPCDDHALVRRLLTPAQRLKHSLIPGPVYGWMRSLRRWRRGEPELQLLAGLVDPHRTAVDVGANKGTYTWFLSRLCRHVYAYEPNPAMRWMLTRCTPQNVTVFPRALSDQAGQSVLRVPRREGRYSNNIGTLRPASTDADCELIPVTTTRLDDDGLVDVGFLKIDVEGHEQQVLRGARELIARDRPVLLVEIIAEHNGRPVDETIEFVERLGYCAHVVQGIQLEEWASVRMSRAQREASGQMNSRIRNYVFLPAAGEMARAA, encoded by the coding sequence ATGGATGACTCTGGCCCCCTCGTCGCTGACCGGCCTGACCGCGCGACCGCGGTGCGCCAGCCGCTGGTCGCCGCCGGCCCGTCGTCCCCATGTGATGACCATGCCCTGGTCCGTCGGCTGCTGACGCCGGCCCAACGGCTCAAGCATTCCCTGATTCCGGGCCCGGTCTACGGCTGGATGCGATCGCTTCGGCGATGGCGTCGCGGCGAACCTGAATTGCAGCTTCTCGCGGGCCTCGTCGACCCGCACCGCACGGCGGTCGACGTCGGCGCCAACAAGGGGACTTACACGTGGTTCCTTTCGCGTCTGTGCCGGCATGTGTACGCGTATGAACCAAATCCGGCGATGCGGTGGATGCTGACACGCTGCACGCCGCAGAATGTGACGGTCTTCCCCCGGGCGCTTTCCGACCAGGCCGGGCAGTCGGTGCTTCGCGTCCCTCGTCGAGAAGGTCGATACTCCAACAACATCGGCACGCTCCGCCCCGCGAGCACGGATGCGGACTGCGAACTGATCCCGGTCACGACGACGCGACTCGACGACGACGGGCTGGTCGATGTCGGCTTCCTCAAGATTGATGTCGAAGGGCACGAACAGCAGGTGCTCCGCGGCGCTCGTGAACTGATCGCCCGCGACCGGCCTGTGCTGCTCGTCGAGATCATTGCCGAACACAACGGCCGTCCCGTGGACGAGACCATCGAGTTCGTCGAGCGACTGGGCTACTGCGCGCATGTCGTGCAGGGAATCCAACTCGAGGAATGGGCATCGGTCCGGATGTCTCGCGCCCAGCGCGAAGCCAGCGGCCAGATGAACTCCCGAATTCGAAATTACGTGTTCCTGCCGGCCGCAGGCGAGATGGCTCGCGCTGCCTGA